One Vibrio sp. CDRSL-10 TSBA genomic region harbors:
- a CDS encoding MFS transporter, translating to MRGRNDEAYSLLKALNNGNGADVDHQWQDIQSSFKQHNSTSIVASGFFGVLVIGIMLSVLQQVTGINVFLYYAPTILKGFSNSSIDIALLQTILVGAVNLGFTVVAIVTVDKFGRRPLMMLGAALMAVSMIAIGTAAYLNAIGGYLLIFVLLYIGAFALSLGPVVWVLLSEIFPNSIRSKALSIAVFAQWAANFVVSQTFPMMNDPQSSVYQTFNGGFPFWLYGVMGIFTIYFIYKWVPETKGKSLEELEELWEKSPKPGEEKIITNH from the coding sequence ATGTCGATCACCAATGGCAGGACATCCAGTCTTCATTCAAGCAACACAACAGCACATCGATTGTCGCCAGCGGATTCTTTGGTGTACTGGTGATCGGGATTATGCTCAGTGTGCTGCAGCAGGTCACCGGCATCAACGTATTCCTGTATTACGCTCCGACCATTCTGAAAGGCTTTAGTAACTCCAGTATCGATATTGCATTGCTGCAAACCATTCTGGTCGGTGCCGTCAACCTCGGCTTTACTGTCGTTGCGATTGTGACCGTGGATAAATTCGGCCGTCGCCCGCTGATGATGCTGGGTGCAGCCTTAATGGCGGTCAGTATGATTGCGATTGGTACCGCGGCTTATCTCAATGCTATCGGCGGATATCTGCTGATCTTCGTACTGCTCTACATCGGTGCATTTGCGCTGTCACTTGGTCCAGTGGTCTGGGTGTTGCTGTCAGAAATTTTCCCTAACAGTATTCGTTCTAAAGCATTGTCAATCGCCGTGTTTGCTCAATGGGCCGCAAACTTTGTGGTCTCGCAGACTTTCCCGATGATGAACGATCCACAAAGCAGTGTGTACCAAACCTTTAACGGTGGCTTTCCGTTCTGGTTATACGGCGTGATGGGTATCTTTACCATTTACTTTATCTACAAGTGGGTACCGGAAACCAAAGGTAAATCGCTTGAGGAACTGGAAGAATTATGGGAGAAATCTCCCAAACCCGGTGAAGAGAAGATTATTACTAATCATTAA
- a CDS encoding substrate-binding domain-containing protein has product MNSNTRRFPYVATDNYALVEMAFNHLRDKGIEKFAFYGIPHESWERWASERESAFIKLATQNDYFHSVYRGNKTNPLSWQYDMNRLADWLQRLPNPIGIIAVTDARARHILQTCDALGLMVPDRIAVVGIDNEEMTRYLTRVSLSSVGQGCKSMGYTAAKMLHRLLDKKEQGEAMTINPARVLIPPTKVFERESSDFQALNDPYVIQALHFIRHNACKGIKVEQVLHHVGISRSNLEARFRQERGYSIHNEIHEAKLERAKNLLISTELPIAEIAQACGYPSLQYMYSVFKKAFGKTPKEYRSNGSEENN; this is encoded by the coding sequence ATGAACAGCAATACCCGGAGGTTTCCCTATGTTGCGACGGATAACTATGCGCTGGTGGAGATGGCGTTTAACCATCTCAGGGATAAGGGGATTGAAAAGTTTGCCTTTTACGGTATTCCCCATGAATCCTGGGAGCGTTGGGCTTCCGAAAGGGAAAGTGCGTTTATTAAACTGGCGACACAAAATGACTATTTTCATTCGGTCTATCGTGGCAATAAGACTAACCCGCTCAGTTGGCAATATGATATGAACCGACTGGCCGACTGGCTGCAACGTCTGCCCAACCCGATTGGGATCATTGCGGTAACGGATGCGAGGGCCAGACACATACTGCAAACCTGCGATGCGCTGGGGCTAATGGTGCCGGACCGTATCGCTGTGGTTGGTATTGATAACGAAGAGATGACGCGTTATCTCACCCGAGTATCTCTGAGCTCGGTCGGCCAGGGGTGTAAATCGATGGGCTATACCGCCGCCAAGATGCTGCATCGTTTGCTGGATAAGAAAGAGCAAGGCGAGGCGATGACCATCAATCCTGCCCGGGTGTTGATCCCGCCAACTAAGGTGTTTGAACGAGAGAGTTCGGATTTTCAGGCTCTCAACGATCCTTACGTGATTCAGGCGCTACATTTTATCCGTCATAACGCCTGTAAAGGGATCAAAGTCGAGCAGGTACTGCATCATGTCGGTATCTCCCGTTCCAATTTGGAAGCGCGTTTTCGCCAGGAGCGCGGGTACTCCATCCACAATGAAATTCATGAAGCAAAATTAGAACGAGCGAAAAATTTATTGATTTCCACTGAATTGCCGATTGCAGAAATCGCTCAGGCATGTGGCTACCCATCATTGCAATATATGTATTCGGTATTCAAGAAAGCGTTTGGTAAAACGCCCAAAGAATATCGCTCGAACGGAAGTGAAGAAAATAATTAA
- a CDS encoding XylR family transcriptional regulator — protein MDKNYRISLLFNANKVYDRQIMEGIGEYLHASQTHWDIFVEEDFTTNIDHFRAWRGDGVIADFDNPAIESLLKDSGIPVVGIGGSYKDEQQYPEVSLCCDG, from the coding sequence ATGGATAAAAATTATCGAATCTCTTTACTATTTAATGCCAATAAAGTTTATGACCGGCAAATTATGGAGGGTATCGGCGAATATTTACACGCATCGCAAACTCATTGGGACATTTTTGTTGAAGAAGATTTCACCACCAATATTGATCATTTCCGTGCCTGGCGCGGTGACGGTGTGATTGCCGATTTTGATAATCCGGCCATCGAGTCGCTGCTCAAGGATTCGGGGATCCCGGTGGTCGGTATTGGTGGCTCTTACAAAGATGAACAGCAATACCCGGAGGTTTCCCTATGTTGCGACGGATAA
- the xylB gene encoding xylulokinase, producing the protein MYIGIDLGTSGVKAILLSASGEILASATTAMTVSRPKPLWSEQDPKQWWDATLNSLSELGKQHSLQQVKAIGLSGQMHGVTLLDSANQVLRPAILWNDGRCEQECLELEQLVPESRAITGNLMMPGFSAPKLKWLAKHEPECFARVAKVLLPKDYLRFLLSGNFASDMSDAAGTMWLDVGMRDWSDELLSACGLSRKQMPQLFEGNQITGTLSPELAEKLAMPCVPIVAGGGDNAAGAAGVGIVKPGQAMISLGTSGVYFAVSQGFTTNPTAALHSFCHVLPGTWHTMSVILSAASCLTWVAKLTGFDDVPAMMHVLEQETPANRCYFSALFVR; encoded by the coding sequence ATGTATATCGGGATTGATCTGGGCACGTCAGGTGTCAAAGCCATTCTGCTTTCTGCCAGCGGAGAGATACTCGCCTCAGCAACCACAGCGATGACAGTCTCTCGTCCTAAGCCTTTATGGTCTGAACAAGACCCAAAACAGTGGTGGGATGCCACTCTCAATTCACTGTCAGAGCTGGGAAAACAACATAGTCTGCAGCAGGTCAAGGCGATTGGTCTGTCCGGACAGATGCACGGCGTGACTCTGCTCGACAGCGCAAACCAGGTATTACGTCCTGCCATCCTATGGAACGACGGACGCTGCGAACAGGAGTGCCTCGAACTGGAGCAACTCGTGCCGGAGAGCCGCGCTATTACCGGCAACCTGATGATGCCGGGATTTAGCGCACCCAAGCTGAAATGGCTCGCCAAACATGAGCCGGAGTGTTTTGCACGCGTCGCTAAAGTGTTGCTGCCCAAAGACTACCTGCGCTTCCTGCTCAGCGGCAACTTCGCTAGCGACATGTCCGATGCCGCCGGCACCATGTGGCTTGATGTTGGTATGCGAGACTGGAGTGATGAGCTGCTCTCAGCCTGTGGCCTGAGCCGCAAGCAAATGCCACAGCTGTTTGAAGGCAATCAAATCACCGGCACACTCAGCCCGGAGCTGGCAGAAAAACTGGCGATGCCCTGCGTACCGATCGTCGCCGGAGGCGGTGATAACGCGGCCGGAGCGGCAGGCGTTGGGATCGTCAAGCCTGGTCAGGCGATGATCTCACTGGGCACATCCGGGGTTTACTTTGCGGTCAGCCAGGGGTTTACCACCAACCCGACAGCCGCCCTGCACTCTTTTTGTCATGTACTGCCTGGCACCTGGCACACCATGTCGGTCATTCTCAGTGCTGCGTCCTGCCTTACTTGGGTAGCGAAGCTGACCGGATTTGATGACGTGCCAGCGATGATGCATGTACTGGAACAAGAAACGCCCGCAAACCGATGTTATTTTTCTGCCTTATTTGTCCGGTGA
- a CDS encoding FGGY-family carbohydrate kinase, protein MYWNKKRPQTDVIFLPYLSGERTPHNNPNAKGVFFGLTHDASPAHLAQAVLEGVGFALQDGLDALHITGDVPEEITLIGGGARSPYWRQLLTDIFNKDLVYREGGDVGPALGAARLAQLAIEGDRASIEQICSQPQLVETHTPQSAAHQTLAEKRKTFILLYQQLKPLFHADFPASQTDFPANK, encoded by the coding sequence ATGTACTGGAACAAGAAACGCCCGCAAACCGATGTTATTTTTCTGCCTTATTTGTCCGGTGAGCGCACGCCGCACAACAATCCGAACGCCAAAGGGGTGTTTTTTGGTTTAACTCATGACGCCAGCCCGGCCCATCTGGCCCAGGCGGTTCTGGAAGGGGTTGGTTTCGCGCTGCAGGATGGACTGGACGCGCTGCACATCACCGGAGACGTACCCGAAGAAATTACCCTGATTGGCGGCGGCGCGCGCAGCCCGTACTGGCGCCAGCTGCTGACCGATATATTCAACAAAGATCTGGTTTATCGCGAGGGTGGCGATGTCGGCCCGGCCCTGGGAGCGGCACGATTGGCGCAACTGGCCATCGAAGGCGATCGTGCCTCCATTGAGCAGATCTGCTCGCAGCCGCAGTTAGTAGAAACTCACACTCCGCAGTCAGCGGCCCACCAGACGCTGGCGGAAAAACGCAAAACCTTTATCCTCCTCTATCAGCAACTGAAACCGTTGTTCCATGCTGATTTCCCTGCTAGCCAGACTGATTTTCCTGCAAATAAATAG
- a CDS encoding 5-methyltetrahydropteroyltriglutamate--homocysteine S-methyltransferase, translated as MANRPPFRTDSVGSFLRPAYLHQARREFAEGTINRAQLTEVEDKAILELIDQQKAVGIKAITDGEFRRGFWHIDFLENLTGIEGYTAESYNQKFHGKAAPAYNIRATGKIAFNPEHPFLDHFEFLLNAVGTDSEFVAKATIPSPTMILRQEVLANDGSSKIHQLYPQIEEFYQDLAQTYRDAIAAFYARGCRYLQFDDTNWAFLIDSSKRESLIEKGINPDEIANVCTQIINESLRDKPEDLIVTTHICRGNHASSWLFSGGYEPVAEALFATQYDGFFLEYDSERFW; from the coding sequence ATGGCTAATCGCCCTCCTTTCCGTACTGACTCCGTAGGCAGCTTTCTTCGTCCAGCTTATCTTCATCAAGCTCGCCGCGAATTTGCAGAGGGAACCATCAACCGTGCTCAGTTAACCGAAGTCGAAGATAAAGCGATTCTTGAGCTGATCGACCAACAAAAAGCAGTCGGCATCAAAGCCATCACTGATGGCGAGTTCCGCCGCGGCTTCTGGCATATCGACTTTCTGGAAAATCTGACCGGTATCGAAGGTTACACGGCTGAGAGCTACAACCAGAAATTCCACGGTAAAGCAGCGCCGGCTTACAACATCCGCGCAACCGGAAAAATTGCATTCAATCCAGAGCACCCATTCCTGGACCACTTTGAATTTCTGCTTAACGCAGTGGGCACCGACAGTGAATTTGTGGCTAAAGCGACGATTCCCAGCCCAACCATGATTCTGCGTCAGGAAGTTCTGGCTAATGATGGTTCTTCAAAAATTCATCAGCTTTATCCGCAAATTGAAGAGTTCTACCAGGATCTGGCGCAGACTTACCGTGACGCAATTGCCGCATTCTATGCACGTGGCTGTCGCTACCTGCAATTTGATGATACCAACTGGGCGTTCCTGATCGATTCAAGCAAGCGTGAAAGCCTGATCGAAAAAGGCATCAACCCGGATGAGATTGCAAACGTATGTACGCAAATCATCAACGAGTCACTGCGTGACAAGCCTGAAGACCTGATCGTGACCACTCACATCTGTCGCGGTAACCACGCTTCTTCATGGCTGTTCTCAGGCGGCTACGAACCAGTAGCTGAAGCCCTGTTTGCAACTCAATACGATGGCTTCTTCCTTGAGTACGACTCAGAGCGTTTCTGGTGA
- a CDS encoding DMT family transporter — protein MFANLRAEFILIITTLLAGAGWVFSKQAIEGLPPIGFIGLRFVTASLLLLPFCLPALRKAPRGEILRSMGVGVFLGGSIFCWIYAISISDTLGEGAFIMSLSMLFVPLVAWALFKRRPGRPFWLSLPIAVIGLFLLAWNGEWNIAANQMWFLVSAVGLAVHFNFNSQYSARFSPMLLTTLQLFATGCLGLVLSYSVETWPENVSIITWQWFALSVLLATSLRYLMQTLGQKHANPTNAALLMLLEPVWTMILSVWIYDESMPLNKIIGCAMLLGSLVLYRLSSMRA, from the coding sequence ATGTTTGCTAACCTGCGTGCTGAATTCATTCTGATTATCACAACCTTGCTGGCTGGTGCCGGCTGGGTCTTTTCCAAACAAGCCATTGAAGGGCTGCCGCCGATAGGCTTTATCGGTCTGCGTTTCGTTACCGCTTCGCTGCTGTTATTGCCATTCTGTTTGCCTGCGCTACGCAAAGCGCCGCGTGGCGAAATTTTGCGCTCGATGGGCGTCGGCGTCTTTCTTGGCGGCTCTATTTTCTGTTGGATCTACGCCATCTCAATCAGTGACACGCTGGGTGAGGGGGCGTTTATTATGAGTCTGTCGATGCTGTTTGTGCCCTTGGTTGCCTGGGCACTGTTTAAACGTCGTCCGGGTCGTCCGTTCTGGCTGTCTTTACCGATCGCCGTAATCGGATTGTTTTTACTGGCCTGGAACGGAGAATGGAATATTGCCGCCAATCAGATGTGGTTCCTGGTTTCGGCGGTGGGGCTGGCTGTGCATTTCAACTTTAACAGTCAGTATTCGGCGCGTTTTTCACCGATGTTGCTCACCACGCTGCAGCTGTTCGCAACCGGATGTCTGGGTTTGGTGCTCTCTTACAGTGTGGAAACCTGGCCGGAAAATGTCAGCATCATCACCTGGCAGTGGTTCGCGCTCAGTGTATTGCTGGCAACCAGTTTGCGTTATCTGATGCAGACCCTGGGGCAAAAACACGCCAATCCGACCAATGCGGCACTGCTGATGCTGCTTGAACCGGTCTGGACCATGATATTGAGTGTCTGGATTTACGATGAGTCGATGCCGCTCAATAAAATTATCGGCTGTGCGATGCTGCTTGGTTCGCTGGTACTGTACCGTCTCAGTAGCATGAGAGCTTAG
- a CDS encoding ABC transporter ATP-binding protein, producing MSDLAIEARGVSKSFGDFTAIQDINLNVPTGSIYGFLGPNGCGKSTTIRVLTCLLTPTKGSVNVLGLDIPRQSEALRLDIGYMTQKFSLYDDLSVEENLQFIGQIFGMNRQALRQRTNQQLATYGLDQRRKQRVGSMSGGQKQRLALASATMHHPQLLFLDEPTSAVDPENRREFWEQLFDLSAQGTTILVTTHYMDEAERCHRLAIMDAGEIRADDEPEKLMQQMGVHVVEVTAPDLRQLKETVLKLSEVRSAAQLGVRLRVLIYRHINDPVQWLRRTLPQLAQANITLARPSLEDVFVTVTGKNRQ from the coding sequence ATGAGCGATCTCGCCATTGAAGCGCGCGGCGTCAGTAAGTCATTTGGCGATTTCACTGCTATTCAGGACATCAACCTCAATGTCCCCACCGGCAGCATCTACGGTTTTCTCGGCCCGAACGGATGTGGTAAGTCGACCACAATTCGGGTTCTGACCTGCCTGCTCACGCCGACTAAGGGCAGCGTTAATGTACTCGGCCTCGACATTCCGCGTCAGTCAGAAGCCCTGCGCCTCGATATCGGTTATATGACACAAAAATTTTCTCTGTATGACGACTTGAGCGTGGAAGAGAACCTGCAGTTTATCGGTCAAATCTTTGGCATGAACCGCCAGGCATTACGCCAGCGAACCAATCAGCAACTCGCCACGTACGGCCTGGATCAACGACGTAAGCAGCGGGTCGGCAGTATGAGCGGCGGACAAAAACAGCGTCTGGCGTTAGCCAGCGCGACGATGCACCATCCGCAATTACTGTTTCTTGATGAACCGACCTCGGCGGTGGATCCGGAAAACCGGCGTGAATTCTGGGAGCAACTGTTCGACCTCTCAGCCCAGGGGACAACCATACTGGTCACCACCCACTATATGGACGAAGCGGAGCGCTGCCATCGCCTGGCCATTATGGATGCGGGCGAAATTCGTGCTGATGACGAACCGGAAAAACTGATGCAGCAAATGGGTGTGCACGTGGTCGAAGTAACCGCTCCGGATTTACGCCAGTTGAAAGAGACCGTCTTAAAACTGTCAGAGGTCCGCTCTGCCGCCCAGCTGGGCGTACGATTGCGGGTACTGATCTACCGTCATATTAACGATCCGGTGCAGTGGCTGCGCCGCACCCTGCCGCAACTGGCACAAGCCAACATCACGCTGGCGCGTCCCAGCCTGGAAGATGTGTTTGTCACTGTAACCGGGAAGAATCGCCAATGA
- a CDS encoding ABC transporter permease, whose protein sequence is MNSLFRIKAVMIKEFRQLSRDRITFGMVIMIPLIQLLLFGFAINTDVRSIPVAVVDNSQSVTGRWLTESVRVSQVVEIKHVYTTARQAQQAIASGEVRAALIIPPDLNRRIEDGRELGQWLIDGSDTMIASAISGLQTMPTEEIAFHRHAAPSATFAITLFYNPSKRAAVNIVPGLLGVILTMTMIMFTSAAIVRERERGNLELLITTPVHSIELMIAKIIPYIFVGLIQVFIILGLGHVIFAVPINGAVSQILFGTLLFISASLTLGLMISTIATTQLQAMQMTVFILLPSILLSGFMFPYEGMPVAAQWISEALPATHFMRLIRGIVLRGADLVDLWRDSLWLAAFTLLGLVMASLRFKKSLD, encoded by the coding sequence ATGAACAGTCTGTTTCGGATTAAAGCAGTGATGATTAAAGAGTTTCGCCAGCTATCGCGTGACCGCATCACCTTTGGCATGGTAATCATGATCCCTCTGATCCAGCTGTTACTGTTCGGGTTTGCCATCAATACCGATGTACGCAGTATCCCGGTGGCAGTGGTCGATAACAGCCAGTCCGTCACCGGACGATGGCTGACAGAATCGGTTCGTGTCAGCCAGGTGGTCGAGATTAAACATGTCTACACTACCGCCCGGCAGGCTCAGCAGGCGATTGCCAGCGGCGAAGTACGAGCCGCGCTGATCATTCCGCCCGATCTGAACCGCCGTATTGAAGATGGACGTGAACTTGGCCAGTGGCTGATAGACGGATCTGACACCATGATTGCCAGTGCGATCTCCGGTTTGCAGACGATGCCGACTGAAGAGATAGCGTTTCACCGCCACGCTGCACCCTCTGCCACATTTGCCATTACCCTGTTTTATAACCCCAGCAAACGGGCCGCAGTCAATATCGTCCCCGGCTTGCTTGGCGTAATACTGACCATGACCATGATTATGTTTACCAGCGCCGCGATTGTACGTGAGCGGGAACGAGGTAATCTGGAGCTGCTGATCACAACCCCGGTGCATTCGATAGAGCTGATGATCGCCAAAATCATCCCGTATATTTTTGTCGGCCTGATTCAGGTGTTCATTATTCTTGGCCTTGGTCATGTGATTTTTGCCGTGCCGATTAATGGCGCAGTCAGCCAGATCTTGTTCGGCACCCTGCTGTTCATCTCCGCCAGCCTGACCCTGGGGCTGATGATTTCAACCATTGCTACCACGCAACTGCAGGCGATGCAGATGACGGTGTTTATTCTGCTGCCCTCCATCCTGCTGTCCGGATTTATGTTTCCTTATGAAGGCATGCCCGTTGCGGCGCAGTGGATTTCCGAAGCCCTGCCCGCGACCCATTTTATGCGTCTGATTCGAGGCATTGTGCTGCGCGGCGCAGATTTGGTTGATCTGTGGCGGGACAGTTTATGGCTGGCCGCTTTCACTCTGCTCGGCCTTGTGATGGCTTCTTTACGCTTTAAGAAATCTCTCGATTAA
- a CDS encoding META domain-containing protein codes for MKLSSKSLLAAITLPVLLAACASNGDDAQISQQDLQHHNWQLTQIDGQAVKQGDRHQVPRLEIGEKMMASGNAGCNNFFGKAELKDNRLRIEKMGMTMKMCIGDIMDTEQAVSQSLQEWNDITLTKETMTLKNDVHTLTFTLQDWKQ; via the coding sequence ATGAAGCTTAGTTCAAAATCATTACTTGCAGCAATCACACTGCCCGTCCTGCTCGCAGCGTGTGCAAGCAATGGTGATGATGCGCAAATTAGCCAACAGGATTTGCAACATCATAACTGGCAACTGACCCAAATTGATGGCCAGGCGGTCAAACAAGGTGACCGTCATCAAGTACCGCGCCTGGAAATCGGCGAAAAAATGATGGCCAGCGGCAACGCGGGCTGTAACAACTTTTTCGGTAAAGCTGAGCTGAAAGACAACCGTCTGCGCATTGAAAAAATGGGTATGACGATGAAGATGTGTATCGGCGATATCATGGATACCGAACAGGCGGTTTCCCAGTCTCTGCAAGAGTGGAACGACATCACACTGACCAAAGAGACAATGACGCTGAAAAATGACGTCCACACTCTGACCTTTACCCTGCAAGACTGGAAGCAGTAA
- a CDS encoding ABC transporter substrate-binding protein, with amino-acid sequence MKKLLTFVCACLVSLPGWSQSWQEITEQARGQTVYFHAWGGSQEINNYIRWAGEQLQAQYGVELKQVKVSDIAETATRLLAEKAAGKNQDGSVDMVWINGENFKSMKSNGLLYGPLADTLPNWQYVNQALPVETDFSEPTNGLEAPWGVGQLVFIHDVKTLNNPPQSFKELLSYAKAFPNRITYPRPPEFHGTSFLKAALIELTDNDQALSQPVDEQTFQTVTAPLWHYLDQLHPLAWRAGKQFPNGSAQMMQLLDDGQIDLAITFNPNAVYSAQVSGKLAPTTRSYAMEAGALTNIHFLAIPWNAKAKPGALVAINFLLSPQAQSLKGDINTWGDPSVLQASALSGSAAKTQLFKAIAEPHPSWQTALEAEWQETLRQPSVSR; translated from the coding sequence ATGAAAAAACTGCTTACCTTCGTCTGCGCTTGTCTGGTCTCACTCCCCGGCTGGAGCCAATCCTGGCAGGAGATTACCGAACAAGCTCGTGGTCAAACTGTCTATTTCCATGCCTGGGGAGGCAGCCAGGAGATCAACAATTATATCCGCTGGGCCGGGGAACAATTACAGGCACAATACGGAGTTGAGCTGAAACAGGTCAAAGTGAGCGACATTGCTGAAACCGCGACCCGCCTGCTGGCAGAAAAAGCCGCCGGCAAGAATCAGGACGGCAGCGTGGATATGGTCTGGATCAATGGTGAGAACTTTAAGTCAATGAAAAGCAATGGTCTTCTATATGGGCCGCTTGCTGATACCCTGCCAAACTGGCAGTACGTCAATCAGGCACTGCCGGTAGAGACCGACTTTTCAGAGCCGACCAACGGCTTAGAGGCACCCTGGGGTGTCGGCCAACTGGTGTTTATTCACGATGTCAAAACCCTGAATAACCCACCGCAGTCTTTTAAAGAATTGCTTAGTTATGCCAAAGCATTTCCCAACCGTATTACCTACCCGCGTCCGCCTGAGTTTCACGGGACCAGCTTTCTCAAAGCAGCCTTGATTGAACTGACCGATAACGATCAGGCGCTAAGCCAACCCGTTGATGAGCAGACTTTTCAGACCGTAACCGCACCGCTGTGGCACTATCTGGATCAGTTACATCCTCTGGCGTGGCGTGCGGGCAAACAGTTTCCCAATGGCTCGGCACAAATGATGCAGCTATTGGACGACGGACAGATTGACCTTGCGATCACTTTCAACCCGAACGCCGTTTACTCAGCTCAGGTGTCCGGTAAACTGGCGCCGACCACCCGCAGCTACGCGATGGAAGCCGGTGCGTTAACCAACATTCATTTCCTCGCCATTCCATGGAATGCCAAAGCCAAACCCGGTGCTCTGGTGGCAATCAACTTCTTGCTCAGCCCGCAGGCTCAGTCGCTCAAAGGTGATATCAATACCTGGGGCGACCCGTCGGTGCTGCAAGCGTCGGCATTAAGCGGCAGCGCCGCCAAAACACAGTTGTTCAAAGCCATTGCTGAGCCTCATCCTAGCTGGCAGACCGCGCTGGAAGCAGAGTGGCAAGAAACGCTACGGCAGCCGTCAGTAAGCCGTTAG